Genomic window (Escherichia fergusonii ATCC 35469):
GGCACTCCCCGATATTAATCGGGAAGTACATTGGGATAAATCATAAAAACTTAATGATTACGCTGAAATTTGATTAACTGAACCACAGACATTAATTTTATTTCTGACAACTTCTTTCATCGCATCCATACCGACGCGCATATAATAACGAGGGTCATTACCCTGTGGGTTTTCCGCAAACCAGGCTTTAACCGCACCGGCGAAGGCTATTTTTAATTCTGTGGCAACGTTCACTTTTGTGACGCCAAGTTCAATAGTGCGACGGACAAATTCATCTGGAACATCGCTGGCACCATGCAGCACCAGAGGAACATCCACCACTTCACGAATTTCCGCCAGTCGCTGGAAATCAATCTTCAGCGTTTTGCTGTATAAGCCGTGCGCCGTACCAATCGCTACCGCCAGGCTGTCGACGCCAGTCAGTTCGACAAAGCGTTTAGCTTCTTGTGGATCGGTCAGAAATGCACTTTCGGCGTCGACGCTCAGCTCATCTTCCACACCGCCCAGGCGGCCCAGTTCTGCTTCCACGCTGCAATCCTGCGAGTGGCAGAAGTCGACAACCGATTTCACCAGTTTCACGTTCTCAGCAAACGGGAAGTGACTGCCGTCGATCATCGCACTGCGCACGCCTGCGTGGACTTTACGGCGAATATCATCGAGTGATTCGTGGTGGTCGAGATGCAGCGCCAGTGGCATGTTGTAGGTTGTGGAATAGGCGCTACACAGGGCGTAGATCTCTTCCAGCGCGATATGTTTAAAGGTCCCCGGCGTTCCGGCGAGGATCACCGGCGATCGCATTTCACTGCACACTTCGAGGATCGCCTGGATCGTCTCGGCGTTATGAATGTTAAAAGCAGGCACCGCGTAGCCATTGGCCTGGGCGTCCTGTAACAGATATTTGGTGGAGATAATGCTCATAATGCGATCCTCTTATGCCTGCCACGGATGAATGGTTACGCCTTGCACCACGCGGTTAACGGTGCCACTGGCTGATGGGGTATCCGGCGTATTGCCCATGTGCAGCGACTGCATCAGTGCAAACGTCTGGGCGTACATCAGGAAGCAAAATGCCTGCTCAACGTCGATAAAGTGACGTGACGGCGGCAGGATGATATGTGGACCGGCAGCGACGATGTCGGTACTTTCCGCGGCGATGGCGATTACGCGCATTGCCTGGTTGTCACGGCGGAGTTCTGCCAGCAGATCAAGATCATACTGACGCGTATAGGGGTGGCTGGAGACAAACACCACCACCAGCGTTTCGTCATCGACCAGTGATTTAGGCCCATGACGGAATCCGGTCGGGGAATCATAAAAGGCCGCCAGTTTACCCGCCGTTAGTTCAAGCACTTTCAGCGCCGACTCGCGTGCTGCACCCTGTAATCCACCACTGCCGAGATAAACGATCCGTTTCCACGGTGCGTAACCAAACACACCTTCGCTGAAATCGCCCAGTGAGGTCAGGATCGCCTGGCAACGATCCGCTACGTCGCGGAAGGTCTGGCTATTGATTGTCTCAGGTGCGAAAACCGCGAGGCAGCTGGCCATCATAGTGGTAATGCTGCTTGTCATCGCAAAGCCGCGATCGTGCGTTTCTGCGGGCATCAGCAGGGCAAACGCGTTGTCGCTGTTGATCGCGTTTTGGTAAAGAGCGCCCGCTTCGTTGCAAGTGATCGGCAGGTGATAGCATTCCGGTACAAATTGATTTGCCAGTTCCACGGCAGCGACGCTTTCCGGGCTGTTGCCGGATCGACCGAAGGAGATCAACAGTAGCGGATGAGCTGGATTCAGGTAGTCCATCGGATTAGTGACCAGATCGGTGGTCGGTACGGCGCTGAAGTTTTTACCGGTATGGCTGGCGAGCCACGGCGCGATGATATCACCGATAAATGCCGAGGTTCCGGCTCCGGTCAGGATGATCCGCAGATTCTCTTTGCGCAGTAACGGTTCAAGGAAGTTATTGAGCGCGGAACGTAGCGCGTCGATGTTGGTGAGTGAACGGATCCATGCGCGAGGCTGATGGCGGATCTCTTCTTCAGTCCATGTACCGGTTGCAGCGGCAGCAGGGGTGTAATTTTCTGGCATAACTCAATCCTTAGTCTGATGAACTTGACGTCGGGCGTTGTCGCTTTCGCTTGCCTTTCGTTTCATTTCACTTGGTGATGTCTTTCGTTGATTAAAATCTATAGAAAAGAAACTGAAAGTTCAATGGAGAAAAAAGAAATAAAACGAAATTTGTGATCATTGAAAGAAAAGACAAGGGAAGATTAAAGGATTGCGTGATAACGTCGCTATGTGTACCGATTGCTGGAAGCGGCGTACCGTAGGTCGGATAAGACGCGTCAGCGTCGCATCCGACACCTCTGCTCAGCCTAAAAAGAAAGAAAAAGAAAGGCCTTACGGGGGAAGTGAAGGCCCAATAAAGGAGCAAACCATCAAAACGAAGCTAATTGACCCTGAATCCAGATTTGTTGCACATGCAGTCCGCTATTCAGCGCAACGACGCTGGCGCGTTTGCCCGGTTTAAGTGATCCCAGAACACCATCAACACCCAGCATTCGCGCCGGATGCAGCGACGCCATATGGATGGCTTCCGCAGGCGTTACGCCCGTCAGCTCGACCATATTGCGAACAGCCGCATCAACAGACAGCGTACTGCCCGCCAGTCCACCAGACACGGTACGGACAACGCCGCCGTGCATCTGCACCTCTTCACCACATAACGTATATTGACCATCCGGCATCCCGGCTGCCTGCATCGCGTCTGTGATCAGAACTATCCTTTCTTTCGCACAGCAACAACACAGCGACATCGCCGCCGGATGTACATGATGACCATCGGCTATCAGTTCCAGCCAGGCGCGCTTGTCCGTTAAACCCGCGCCAACCATTCCCGGTTCGCGGTGATGTAATCCTGTCATCCCGTTATAGCAATGCACCAGGCCGTCGGCACCAACATCAAATGCGGCGCGGGTTTGTTGCCAGGTTGCTGCGCTATGTCCCAGCATTACCCGCACGTTCTGCTGTTTAAGATGACGAATGGCCTGCAATGCCCCTTCTTTTTCCGGTGCCAGCGCCACCACGCGCAAGGTATGCCGTGAAACAGCAATCAATTGATCCAGCTCGGCAATTTCCAGCTCGCGAAACAGCTCCGGCGGATGTGCGCCTTTATTCTGCGGCGTGAAGTACGGCCCTTCGAGATAACTCCCCAGCACTTGCGCACCAGGCCCGCCGCGCTGGCAGCGTAGAGCAATACGTTCCAGCGCCGCATGAATGGTATTAAGCGGCGCGGTTACGGTAGTCGGCAACCAACTGCCGACACCTTCCCGTGCCTTGTGCATTGCCAGCTTGTCGAGCACATCCGGCGCGTCATCCATAACATCAACGCCCGCACCACCGTGTACATGGGTATCGATATAAGCGGGGCAGAGCAGTTCCGCATCGCGTTCAGCCACGCCCACTGGAATCGGTTCGATTGCTGCAATTACACCGTCAGCAATATGCAACTGATGATCATCAAGCCAGCCCTCCTCAGTCAGCAGTCTTCTGGCGCGCAGAACGTGTGTCATATTCCTTCCTCGACCGGACATTCTTCATGGCAGCGGCCTAATTCATCCACCAGACTGGTCAGCCCACGGTGTCCACACTCCAGCGCCTGTACACGGAATTCTTCACCGCTTAACCCTTCGCGCTCCAGCACCATTTCCAGCAACAGTTGCAAATTGGTGCCGGTGATCACTTCATAGCCCGTTTTTTGCATCGCCAGCGTTGAAGCCACGCGAAACGGTGTGCCGCCCAGCAAATCTGTCAGAAAAACAATGCCGTCTTCACAATCCAGTTGGGCGATGGCCTCTTCAAGCTGCGATGTAAGCAGCGCGGTGCTTGAGGTTTCCGGAAAATCGATGGCGATAAACTGCGACTGCTCGCCGAGGATTTGCTTCATTGCTTTTTCCATGCCGCTGGCAAATCCGCCATGCCCTGTCAAAATAATACTTAACATCTAATACCTCATTGTATTTAAAGGAAATGACAGAATTTACCGACGATGCCAAGAACCACGGTAACCGCAATCAGGCGCAGCGGACTCCAGCCGCGGCGTACCAGCCAGAACATGGTCAGGGTGTAGACCAGCGGTAAGAAGGCAGGCATCAGTTTGTCGATAACATCAGCTTGTAACTTAACCACTGCATCGCCCGCCGTGATTTCCAGCGTGGTGCTTAAACGAACATAGGTTGCCACCAGCGCGCCGATCACCGTCATCCCAACGATAGACGCTGCATGGCCGACTTTTTTGGTATTCGCTTTAATGAGTGGGATCGCCGCCACGCCCATGCGGTAAGCATAATGCGCCAGACCAAAACGCAGCCCCAGGTGTACCACGTTAAACAGCACAATAAACACGACTGCGCCAAGAATAGAACCTTGTAGCGCGAGGCTTGCGCCTATCCCGCCACAAATCGGCAGTAGCGTTAGCCAGAACATCGCATCGCCAATCCCGCCGAGCGGCGCACCGACGGCAATTTTGGTGCTCTGAATACTGTTAACGTCCTGCTTAGAACGCTCCATCGCAAGGATAATGCCGATAACAAACGTCACCAGAAACGGATGGGTATTGAAGAAACCCATATGCCCCTTCATGGCGCGCGCCAGGTCGCGTTTATTAGTGTGGATCTTTTTCAGAGCAGGCAGCAGACCGTACAACCAGCCGGAAGCCTGCATACGTTCGTAGTTAAAAGACGCTTGTAACAGCATGGAACGCCAGGCGACGCGGTTGATATCTTTTTTCGTCAGCTCTGCGCCAATGCTCTGATCTTCATACACGTTTTCATTGACGCCTGTCAGCAGTGTTTCTTCGTTTTCACTGACGTTCGGCAGGGTAGTTTGATTAGATGCCATCTTCAAATTCCTCTTTCTGTGCCGCAGGTTGAGTCGGTTCAGGAGATTTACGCAGCAGGTCGATCAGCGCCATCGCCAGCGCGGCGGCAGCAATAGCCAGCACCGGTAACTTGAGCCAGGCGGCGGCAACGAAGCCCAGGATGAAGTAGGGGATATAGACGTTTTTCATCATGATTTTCAGCAGCACGGCAAAACCGATTGCTGGCATGATGCCGCCCGCGACGCCAAGGCCGTCGATTAACCGTTGTGGCAGGACATCAATGATGGTTTTTGCATGTTCCGCGCCGAAGTAGATAGGCAGGAAAGCGCAGAGAAAATAGAACGTGCCGAGTGCCAGCAATGCCAGATAGTTCACGCGTTCAATGCCGCGAGTATCGGCGTTCTCCGCCATCCGGTCGCAGCGGGACATCACGCCAGACATCACCGAGAACAGGAAGGTAATCCCCATCTGTACTGCGACAGCGAAAGGTACGGCGACACCGACCGCGACATCCGGTTTCACGCCAGTAGTAATGGCAAACGCCGTGCCGACGATAGTTCCGATAATCACGTTAGGCGGCTGTGCGCCCGCCAGTGGTGCCAGCCCCATCCACACCAGTTCCAGCGTACCGCCGGTTAAAATACCGGTATGCAGATCGCCAAGCACCAACCCAACTAACGGGCCGAGGACCACCGGGCGGTGCATATGGGTCAAGCCGTTAAACATATCCAGGCCAGCGATAAAGGCGATAATGCCCAACGCAAATGCCTGCAACAGACTGATTTCCATGATGAATCCCTCAAAGTAATTTAAAGAGGTCCACAGCAGGCTCTGTCGGGACGCCCTGAACGAAGCATTCCACCCCAGCGGCTTTCAGGTCGTTAAATGCTGCGATATCGCCCGCATCCACAGAAACCGTTTTGGCGATTTGTTGCTTGCCATTGGCGTAGTGCATATTGCCAACGTTAATGCGATTCACCGGAACGCCACCTTTCACCAGCGTCAGGAAATCGGCAGGTGTTTTACAAACCAGCAGGATTTTCTGTCGATCGGCGGCGCGATGAATGTTGTCGATAACTTTTTGCAGCGTCCAGAAACGTACGGCGATCCCTTCTGCCAGCACCATTTCCATCAGGTTTTGTTGTACCGGATCTTCGGCAACCTCATCATTGGCTACCAGCACCAGATTTGCCCCCGCAAATCCGACCCACTGAACGCCGACCTGACCGTGAATCAAGCGTTCATCAATCCGGCTTAAAACAATATTTGGCATAGCGTGCTCCTCTTTGTTTTGCTTATTGGCCTTCACAGGCTGTGCGGTACTGCGCCAGGATGTCCTGAATATGGTTGATAATGAGTTCCCGTGGCGTTGGCTGCAGCTCGCCGGAGCGAACTTTCACGTACTGCAGCGGCAGATACTGACTGATGAGCGGTAGCGGAATCGGTGAATCCGCCAGATTACGAACCAGATGGGCGAAAGCGTCATCAATCTGGCTGTCCGGCCAGTAGTAGCGCACGCGATCCGAGTAGCTATAACCACGTGCCAGACGACGTGCGTTGCCGTCACCGTGGTAGTGGCTTTGCCAGTATTCCGGGCGGTCGAGCATCACGTTTTCCAGTACCTGACGCAGACCGGAACAGGCTTTCGCTGGCACCAGTTCTTCTTCAATCGCTGCCAGTGAAAACAGAGCTTCACGCAGGGCGAAGGTCAGCGCTGGGCCAACTTTCAGAATGGCAAAGTGGTCAATCACCAGCTGGCGCAGCGATTGTGGCGTTTGATAATCGGTAGAGTGCGCTTCGAAAATCAGCGTTTCGTAGTTTTCGACCATCTGGCTTAAGGCGGTCGCTTTGACGGGCTGATAATCAATAACGTTGGTGTGATCGAATTCGACGCCGGGTTGAACCACCAGAGCAATGATGCGTGGCCAGATGGCACTCAGCCCCTGCTTTTCAAAGGCGTGACGATGGGCTTCCAGCGTGGCGCGGGCGGCATCCGGCGTAGTGACCGCCAGCTCGCTTAAGGTTTCATGCGCGCCGCCAGGTACCGGCACTTCGGTACCAATGACATACACCAGATCGGCTTCGCCAAAGTGTTCACGGCAGGTTTCTTCCGCGACTTTAGCCAGTCGGGCGGCGCGTTCAGCCACGATGTCATCGGTTAAGGGAACCGGATCGTCCTGACAGGACATGCTGCAATCAAGGTGAATTTTTTTGAATCCTGCCGCCACGTAGCTTTTAATCAAATCATCGGCATTGGCCATTGCCTGAGCGGCAGGCAGATTCTGCCAGCGGTTTGGCCCCAGATGGTCGCCACCCAAAATCAACGCGTCCTGTGGGAAATTCAGCGACTCAGCAAGCTGGCAAACAAAGCCGCGAAAATCGGCGGGCGTCATTCCGGTATAACCGCCGAACTGGTCCACCTGATTGGATGTTGCTTCAATCAGTAATGGCGTTTGGTTAGCGCAGGCGTAGCGGATTGCGGCTTCCAGCACCAGCGGGTGCGCGGAACAAACGGCATAAATCCCATTTGTTTTGCCCTCTTTGTGCCGTCTCACCATTTCTGTCAGATGTTTCACTTTCCTCTCCAGTTCAGATTACTGCAACTTTAATCTTTCGTTTTGTTTCAATTGATACTGCGTCATGGTGAGATAAAAATAAAACGAAAGATAATAGTTTTCTGATCTGATTCACAAAAGAAACATAATGAAAGTATCTGAAACGAGGGTAGCTTGCGGCAGGGGCAATGTGGGCTTGCATTTACTTAATAGAAAGGCGTTAATAGGCAAAACGAAATGAAACGAAAGTTTTACGAAAGGACTTACTATGAGTAATACCGACGCTTCAGGCGAGAAGCGAGTGACAGGCACCAGTGAGCGACGAGAGCAGATCATTCAACGCCTGCGCCAGCAAGGAAGTGTGCAAGTTAATGATCTATCGGCATTGTATGGCGTATCTACTGTGACTATCCGCAACGATCTGGCGTTTCTTGAAAAACAGGGGATCGCTGTGCGTGCCTATGGTGGCGCATTGATCTGCGATAGCACGACGCCATCAGTCGAACCATCGGTGGAAGATAAAAGTGCGCTCAACACGGCGATGAAACGCAGCGTTGCGAAAGCTGCCGTTGAGCTGATTCAGCCGGGTCATCGCGTGATCCTCGACTCCGGGACCACCACCTTTGAGATTGCCCGTCTGATGCGCAAGCATACCGACGTGATTGCAATGACCAACGGTATGAACGTGGCCAATGCCTTGCTGGAAGCGGAAGGCGTTGAGCTGCTGATGACCGGCGGGCATCTGCGGCGTCAGTCACAATCTTTTTATGGCGATCAGGCTGAACAATCGCTGCAAAATTACCACTTCGACATGCTGTTTCTCGGGGTAGATGCTATTGATCTGGAGCGCGGCGTCAGCACGCATAATGAAGATGAAGCTCGTTTAAATCGCCGGATGTGCGAAGTTGCGGAACGGATCATCGTGGTCACCGATTCCAGTAAGTTCAACCGTTCCAGTTTACATAAGATCATTGATACTCAACGTATCGACATGATCATTGTTGATGAAGGCATTCCTGCGGATAGTCTGGAAGGCCTGCGAAAGGCTGGGGTTGAAGTGATTCTGGTCGGGGAGTGAGAAAGGGTGCCCGCTGGTCAACACGAATGCGTTCGGCGGGCATTGTGAATATTATCAATGGGCTTCTTCTGTCTCTCGGGTGAGGGTTTCCCAGTCGGCAGGAGGATGTCCTCTTTTTAACATTTTGCTGAATACGGTATAGGCATCTGTTTTTTTACCGTAGGTGCGCAGAGTGTTTTCATCGTTCATCCATCCCAGAATGATGACTTTCTCTTTTTCGCTGTAACGAAAGAAGAGACGATAACGACCAGCACCAAATTTTACCCGTGACCAGTCTTTATTTTTCCCAGAGCCTAACGACTTGCCATGACGGAATGCCGGTGATGATGGATTGACCGTGATATGCTCCTCAATCACTTTATGGACTACCGCCAATAACTTTGTGGCGGCTTTTCTCTGATAATTTTCAGGATCTTTTCCCTTTAATGTCTCGACTTCGGCAACTAAAGCGTCGTAGGTTTCCTGAAAACAGGGATGAGTATATAGCGCCCAACCATTAACCCTTTGTGGAAAATCCATTATTCGTCGTCGCCAATCTCATCATCAATGTTGACGTCCATGCCAGCGACAAGTTTCTTTCCTTGTTGAATGTCGAATGGACGAGTTTTTTGCGGGTTGTTCTGGATATCTGCATCCAGAAAACGCAAAAATGCATTCATAGTAGGATCCTCCTGTTCATCTCCCAATCGGCACATAAATACTTGCCCACCAGGCAGAATTTCGTAATGAATGCTGTCCAGGCCTGGCTTCAGTTTTAAGGCCTCACGCACTGGCGCGGGGATAGTTGTTTGTCCGCGTATCGTGACCTTTGATTCAGTGGTCAGTACAGCGTTAGAGCGAGCATTAGCGGGCATTATTCACTGTCCTTTTACAGCCTGTTTTCTGCTCAAATTATAAGCTTGAACTACGGTAATGCAAATGCATTATTAATGGATGTGGGGACTTTAAACAATAAAAACATGGCACTAAGGCCATGTTTTGCGAGGCGCTTTCCAGAAAAGATCAGGTCACAGGTGCCGGGTTAAACACTGCCAGTTGGTTATGCAATCCCCATTGATCTGAGAAGGTTTTCTTCTTCCCGCTGGCGACGTCGAGAATAAAGTGGAACAACTTCCAGCCCACCTCTTCAATGGTTTCTTCGCCGGTGGCGATGGTGCCTGCGTTGATATCCATTAAGTCAAACCAACGGTTTGCCAGTTCGGTGCGGGTCGCCATTTTAATGACGGGTACTGCCATCAGGCCATACGGCGTACCGCGACCGGTCGTAAACACTTGCACGGTAATCCCTGAAGCCACCTGTTGTGTGCCACAGACAAAATCGCTGGCTGGCGTCGCGGCGTAAATTAATCCGCGTTTAGTCGGGCGTTGACCGGGCGACAGCACTTCAACAATTGCACTTTTACCCGATTTAGCAATGGAGCCGAGTGCCTTCTCCACTACGTTTGCCAGACCGCCTTTCTTGTTGCCCGGAGAAGGGTTGGCGCTGCGGTCGGTTTTTCCCATATTGAGATAGTTATCGTACCACTCCATCTCTTCCAGCAGACGTTTGCCGACCTCTTCGTTCACTGCGCGCGGCGTCAGCAGATGGATCGCGTCACGCACTTCCGTTACTTCCGAGAACATCACCGTTGCACCGCAGCGCACCAGTAGATCAGATGCATAACCCACGGCCGGATTTGCCGTTACACCAGAAAACGCATCGCTACCACCGCATTGCATCCCAACCACCAGTTCCGAAGCCGGGCAAGTCTCCCGCTGACGTTGATTCAGTTTTTGCAGATGGCGTTCGGCGACCTGCAAAATATCCTCGACCATGGACTGAAAACCGACATGCTTTTCATCCTGCAAGCTGACAATGCTGGCATTCTCCAGAGGAATGCCTTGTACATCATCCGTTCCAATCAGTAAACGTTCAGGCTGTAACTTTTCACAGCCCAGGCCAATCACCATCACCTCGCCGCCAAAGTTAGGGTTCAGCGAAATATTGTGAATGGTACGTATTGGCACTACAGCCGCCGGAGCGTTAATCGCCACGCCACAACCGTACAAGTGATTCAGCCCCACTACGCCATCGACGTTCGGGTATTTTGGCAGCAGATCGCGCTCAATGATTTTCACTACGTAATCAACCACGCCCGCCACACAATGAACGCTGGTGGTGATGCCGAGCAGGTTTTTGGTGCCCACGCTGCCATCGGCATTGCGATAGCCCTCAAAGGTGTATCCTTCCAGCGGCGGTAAGGGTTCCGGCACTTTAGTTGCCAGTGGCAGCGTGTGTAACGGCGGCGCTTCCGGCAGTACAACCATAGATTCATCTATCCAGCTCCCACGCAGGATTGCGCGTGCGGCATAACCAATTACTTCACCATAACGAATAATTTCGCCATCAGCAGGTATATCTACTAATGCGACTTTATGCCCCTGAGGAATATGTTCAATTAATTCCAGTCCGTCCGGGAAACATGTTCCTGCTTTCAGACCATTGTCATTAACAATAATTGCTACATTATCTGTGTCATGCACTTTAATATAAAAGGCCGTTGGTGATTCATTTTTTATTGTGATGTTGACCATTGTCTTGTTATCTCTAACTGGTATTTGGTTTATGCTGATGGATGGGCAATATATACTCGTTATATTGAAATAAGAATGGCAGGAGATTACCTATCAGTTTGTGATCAAAATCACTGATTAATGTGCTGACAGGCCCGGCGTGACGGGCAATACATAAATATGTGCATTAGCGCGCAGGCCACCGGGCATATGCTCAAAAAAATATGGATATATTGGCGTGGATAATGAGCAATTGCACAATGCCTGTTGTTTATCGACTGATTATACTAATTAACGTAATTATAATTATTATGCATTGGCAAAAGTTTAATTATCAAGAAAATATTTAAGTGGAGGGGCGATTTATTCTCGTTAAATATATAAAAGGATACTCACTGTTTTTATTTTGAACCTATTTTAATAATTGAACCGGGATGGTGGTTGGCGACATCAACTATATGGAATTGCAGAAATAAGCAAAGGTAAAAGCGATGAATAACGAGGTTTTTCCAAACAAATTCAAGGCCGCACTGGCTGCTCATCAGGTACAGATAGGTTGCTGGTCTGCACTGGCAAATCCCATC
Coding sequences:
- the kbaY gene encoding tagatose-bisphosphate aldolase subunit KbaY; the encoded protein is MSIISTKYLLQDAQANGYAVPAFNIHNAETIQAILEVCSEMRSPVILAGTPGTFKHIALEEIYALCSAYSTTYNMPLALHLDHHESLDDIRRKVHAGVRSAMIDGSHFPFAENVKLVKSVVDFCHSQDCSVEAELGRLGGVEDELSVDAESAFLTDPQEAKRFVELTGVDSLAVAIGTAHGLYSKTLKIDFQRLAEIREVVDVPLVLHGASDVPDEFVRRTIELGVTKVNVATELKIAFAGAVKAWFAENPQGNDPRYYMRVGMDAMKEVVRNKINVCGSVNQISA
- a CDS encoding AgaS family sugar isomerase, giving the protein MPENYTPAAAATGTWTEEEIRHQPRAWIRSLTNIDALRSALNNFLEPLLRKENLRIILTGAGTSAFIGDIIAPWLASHTGKNFSAVPTTDLVTNPMDYLNPAHPLLLISFGRSGNSPESVAAVELANQFVPECYHLPITCNEAGALYQNAINSDNAFALLMPAETHDRGFAMTSSITTMMASCLAVFAPETINSQTFRDVADRCQAILTSLGDFSEGVFGYAPWKRIVYLGSGGLQGAARESALKVLELTAGKLAAFYDSPTGFRHGPKSLVDDETLVVVFVSSHPYTRQYDLDLLAELRRDNQAMRVIAIAAESTDIVAAGPHIILPPSRHFIDVEQAFCFLMYAQTFALMQSLHMGNTPDTPSASGTVNRVVQGVTIHPWQA
- the nagA gene encoding N-acetylglucosamine-6-phosphate deacetylase is translated as MTHVLRARRLLTEEGWLDDHQLHIADGVIAAIEPIPVGVAERDAELLCPAYIDTHVHGGAGVDVMDDAPDVLDKLAMHKAREGVGSWLPTTVTAPLNTIHAALERIALRCQRGGPGAQVLGSYLEGPYFTPQNKGAHPPELFRELEIAELDQLIAVSRHTLRVVALAPEKEGALQAIRHLKQQNVRVMLGHSAATWQQTRAAFDVGADGLVHCYNGMTGLHHREPGMVGAGLTDKRAWLELIADGHHVHPAAMSLCCCCAKERIVLITDAMQAAGMPDGQYTLCGEEVQMHGGVVRTVSGGLAGSTLSVDAAVRNMVELTGVTPAEAIHMASLHPARMLGVDGVLGSLKPGKRASVVALNSGLHVQQIWIQGQLASF
- the agaF gene encoding PTS galactosamine/N-acetylgalactosamine transporter subunit IIA, with translation MLSIILTGHGGFASGMEKAMKQILGEQSQFIAIDFPETSSTALLTSQLEEAIAQLDCEDGIVFLTDLLGGTPFRVASTLAMQKTGYEVITGTNLQLLLEMVLEREGLSGEEFRVQALECGHRGLTSLVDELGRCHEECPVEEGI
- the agaE gene encoding PTS N-acetylgalactosamine transporter subunit IID, which gives rise to MASNQTTLPNVSENEETLLTGVNENVYEDQSIGAELTKKDINRVAWRSMLLQASFNYERMQASGWLYGLLPALKKIHTNKRDLARAMKGHMGFFNTHPFLVTFVIGIILAMERSKQDVNSIQSTKIAVGAPLGGIGDAMFWLTLLPICGGIGASLALQGSILGAVVFIVLFNVVHLGLRFGLAHYAYRMGVAAIPLIKANTKKVGHAASIVGMTVIGALVATYVRLSTTLEITAGDAVVKLQADVIDKLMPAFLPLVYTLTMFWLVRRGWSPLRLIAVTVVLGIVGKFCHFL
- the agaW gene encoding PTS N-acetylgalactosamine transporter subunit IIC, translating into MEISLLQAFALGIIAFIAGLDMFNGLTHMHRPVVLGPLVGLVLGDLHTGILTGGTLELVWMGLAPLAGAQPPNVIIGTIVGTAFAITTGVKPDVAVGVAVPFAVAVQMGITFLFSVMSGVMSRCDRMAENADTRGIERVNYLALLALGTFYFLCAFLPIYFGAEHAKTIIDVLPQRLIDGLGVAGGIMPAIGFAVLLKIMMKNVYIPYFILGFVAAAWLKLPVLAIAAAALAMALIDLLRKSPEPTQPAAQKEEFEDGI
- the agaV gene encoding PTS N-acetylgalactosamine transporter subunit IIB, whose translation is MPNIVLSRIDERLIHGQVGVQWVGFAGANLVLVANDEVAEDPVQQNLMEMVLAEGIAVRFWTLQKVIDNIHRAADRQKILLVCKTPADFLTLVKGGVPVNRINVGNMHYANGKQQIAKTVSVDAGDIAAFNDLKAAGVECFVQGVPTEPAVDLFKLL
- the kbaZ gene encoding tagatose-bisphosphate aldolase subunit KbaZ; this encodes MKHLTEMVRRHKEGKTNGIYAVCSAHPLVLEAAIRYACANQTPLLIEATSNQVDQFGGYTGMTPADFRGFVCQLAESLNFPQDALILGGDHLGPNRWQNLPAAQAMANADDLIKSYVAAGFKKIHLDCSMSCQDDPVPLTDDIVAERAARLAKVAEETCREHFGEADLVYVIGTEVPVPGGAHETLSELAVTTPDAARATLEAHRHAFEKQGLSAIWPRIIALVVQPGVEFDHTNVIDYQPVKATALSQMVENYETLIFEAHSTDYQTPQSLRQLVIDHFAILKVGPALTFALREALFSLAAIEEELVPAKACSGLRQVLENVMLDRPEYWQSHYHGDGNARRLARGYSYSDRVRYYWPDSQIDDAFAHLVRNLADSPIPLPLISQYLPLQYVKVRSGELQPTPRELIINHIQDILAQYRTACEGQ
- the agaR gene encoding aga operon transcriptional regulator AgaR is translated as MSNTDASGEKRVTGTSERREQIIQRLRQQGSVQVNDLSALYGVSTVTIRNDLAFLEKQGIAVRAYGGALICDSTTPSVEPSVEDKSALNTAMKRSVAKAAVELIQPGHRVILDSGTTTFEIARLMRKHTDVIAMTNGMNVANALLEAEGVELLMTGGHLRRQSQSFYGDQAEQSLQNYHFDMLFLGVDAIDLERGVSTHNEDEARLNRRMCEVAERIIVVTDSSKFNRSSLHKIIDTQRIDMIIVDEGIPADSLEGLRKAGVEVILVGE
- the yhaV gene encoding type II toxin-antitoxin system ribonuclease toxin YhaV is translated as MDFPQRVNGWALYTHPCFQETYDALVAEVETLKGKDPENYQRKAATKLLAVVHKVIEEHITVNPSSPAFRHGKSLGSGKNKDWSRVKFGAGRYRLFFRYSEKEKVIILGWMNDENTLRTYGKKTDAYTVFSKMLKRGHPPADWETLTRETEEAH
- the prlF gene encoding type II toxin-antitoxin system antitoxin PrlF produces the protein MPANARSNAVLTTESKVTIRGQTTIPAPVREALKLKPGLDSIHYEILPGGQVFMCRLGDEQEDPTMNAFLRFLDADIQNNPQKTRPFDIQQGKKLVAGMDVNIDDEIGDDE
- the garD gene encoding galactarate dehydratase; its protein translation is MVNITIKNESPTAFYIKVHDTDNVAIIVNDNGLKAGTCFPDGLELIEHIPQGHKVALVDIPADGEIIRYGEVIGYAARAILRGSWIDESMVVLPEAPPLHTLPLATKVPEPLPPLEGYTFEGYRNADGSVGTKNLLGITTSVHCVAGVVDYVVKIIERDLLPKYPNVDGVVGLNHLYGCGVAINAPAAVVPIRTIHNISLNPNFGGEVMVIGLGCEKLQPERLLIGTDDVQGIPLENASIVSLQDEKHVGFQSMVEDILQVAERHLQKLNQRQRETCPASELVVGMQCGGSDAFSGVTANPAVGYASDLLVRCGATVMFSEVTEVRDAIHLLTPRAVNEEVGKRLLEEMEWYDNYLNMGKTDRSANPSPGNKKGGLANVVEKALGSIAKSGKSAIVEVLSPGQRPTKRGLIYAATPASDFVCGTQQVASGITVQVFTTGRGTPYGLMAVPVIKMATRTELANRWFDLMDINAGTIATGEETIEEVGWKLFHFILDVASGKKKTFSDQWGLHNQLAVFNPAPVT